A single Staphylococcus muscae DNA region contains:
- the gcvH gene encoding glycine cleavage system protein GcvH: MAVPSNLKYSKEHEWVKVEGNTAIIGITDFAQNELGDIVFVELPEVDDEVSEGDTFGSVESVKTVSELYSPVSGKVVEVNENLEDEPEAVNESPYENAWMVKVELSDESELDALLDAAAYEEMIGE, translated from the coding sequence GTGGCAGTGCCAAGTAATTTAAAGTATTCAAAAGAACATGAATGGGTAAAAGTAGAAGGTAATACAGCAATCATCGGTATTACAGACTTCGCACAAAATGAATTAGGCGATATCGTATTCGTTGAACTTCCTGAAGTTGACGATGAAGTATCAGAAGGCGATACATTCGGTAGCGTAGAATCTGTAAAAACAGTTTCTGAACTATACTCTCCTGTTTCAGGAAAAGTTGTTGAAGTGAATGAAAACTTAGAAGACGAGCCAGAAGCTGTCAACGAATCACCATACGAAAATGCATGGATGGTTAAAGTAGAATTATCAGACGAAAGTGAGTTAGATGCATTATTAGATGCAGCTGCTTACGAAGAAATGATCGGTGAATAA
- a CDS encoding thioredoxin family protein translates to MTQNDAQDEMLTKHFDKEIHLIFGYTTMCGTCKVSEHMLDIVNDILQLPMTKINLNYYPEFNQENKIMSVPVLLIMRKNQEIERLYAFQSVSFLLEKIKKVIDESRLQW, encoded by the coding sequence ATGACACAGAATGATGCACAAGATGAGATGTTAACAAAACATTTCGATAAAGAAATACATCTCATTTTCGGTTACACAACGATGTGTGGAACTTGTAAAGTGTCTGAACACATGTTGGACATTGTAAATGATATTTTGCAGTTACCAATGACAAAAATAAATTTAAATTATTACCCAGAATTTAATCAAGAAAATAAAATTATGTCAGTTCCTGTCTTGTTGATTATGCGCAAGAATCAAGAGATTGAGAGACTATATGCTTTTCAGTCGGTATCTTTTTTGTTGGAAAAAATAAAAAAAGTTATTGACGAATCTCGATTGCAATGGTAA
- a CDS encoding methionine ABC transporter ATP-binding protein, whose translation MIELKNIVKKYESKSKSVTAVDHVNLNIDKGTIYGIIGFSGAGKSTLVRLFNYLETPTSGDVIIGGDNIGQLSKQALRQKRQKVSMIFQHFNLLWSRTVLENIKFPLEIAGVPKAEATEKAKSLVARVGLAGREHAYPSELSGGQKQRVGIARALANDPEVLLCDEATSALDPQTTDEILDLLLQLKKEQNLTIIIITHEMHVIRRVCDEVAVMENGRVIEEGKVSDVFENPQHQVTRRFVQEDLQPEQDFEGIVNTLELGQNDKVVKLTFSGENTTQPIVSYIARKHNATVNILEGNIKQAKSGAAGFLLLHIPAIAQEDFNHLQHDLELQNILVEVIKHG comes from the coding sequence ATGATTGAGCTGAAAAATATTGTAAAAAAATACGAGAGCAAATCCAAATCTGTCACGGCAGTCGACCACGTCAATCTTAACATTGACAAGGGGACGATTTATGGGATTATTGGATTCTCTGGGGCAGGTAAAAGTACGTTAGTAAGACTATTCAACTACTTGGAAACACCGACTTCGGGCGATGTCATCATTGGTGGTGACAATATCGGTCAACTGAGTAAACAAGCATTGCGTCAGAAAAGGCAAAAAGTGAGCATGATTTTCCAACATTTCAACCTGCTTTGGTCGAGAACTGTTTTGGAAAATATTAAATTCCCACTTGAAATTGCAGGTGTTCCGAAAGCTGAAGCAACTGAAAAAGCCAAGTCATTGGTTGCACGTGTTGGTTTAGCCGGTCGAGAACACGCATATCCATCAGAGTTATCAGGTGGACAAAAGCAACGTGTTGGGATTGCAAGAGCGCTTGCCAATGATCCAGAAGTATTGTTGTGTGATGAAGCGACAAGTGCGCTAGATCCACAAACAACGGATGAAATTTTAGATTTACTGTTGCAGTTAAAGAAAGAACAGAATCTTACAATCATCATCATCACACATGAGATGCACGTCATTCGTCGTGTCTGTGATGAAGTAGCTGTGATGGAAAACGGACGTGTCATTGAAGAAGGTAAAGTATCAGATGTATTTGAAAATCCACAACATCAAGTGACACGTCGTTTTGTACAAGAAGATTTACAGCCAGAGCAAGATTTTGAAGGCATCGTCAATACTTTGGAACTCGGTCAAAATGACAAAGTTGTCAAGTTAACATTCTCAGGTGAAAATACGACACAGCCTATCGTTTCATATATTGCTCGAAAACATAATGCCACTGTGAATATTTTGGAAGGCAATATCAAGCAAGCAAAATCGGGTGCAGCAGGATTTTTACTCCTACATATCCCGGCGATAGCACAGGAAGACTTTAATCATTTACAACATGATTTAGAGTTGCAAAACATTCTAGTTGAGGTGATTAAACATGGGTAA